A region from the Nostoc sp. HK-01 genome encodes:
- a CDS encoding AraC family transcriptional regulator translates to MLLSLEPAFFNRIILESVDLQGVELRPYFAAPEPLIQQIALALKSELESGGMGSQLYIESLKTTLCIHLLKHHSIASDKIPQFSNHKGLSPRKLRQAISYIHENLERDLTLAEIAAVVGMSMYHFSRLFKQSTGFAPHQYVLNSRIAKAKKLLSATEKSIEQISEQVGFQSQSHFTNVFRKFMGITPKTYREQVKI, encoded by the coding sequence TTGCTTCTTAGTTTAGAACCTGCATTTTTCAATCGCATTATCTTAGAGTCGGTTGATTTACAAGGTGTGGAGTTAAGACCTTACTTTGCTGCACCGGAACCATTAATTCAGCAAATTGCTTTAGCACTCAAGTCAGAATTAGAATCAGGTGGTATGGGTAGCCAACTTTATATTGAGTCTCTCAAAACGACACTCTGCATTCACCTGCTGAAACACCACTCAATAGCCAGCGATAAAATTCCCCAATTTTCAAATCACAAAGGACTTTCGCCCAGAAAATTACGTCAAGCTATTTCATATATTCATGAAAACCTAGAAAGAGATTTGACTTTGGCGGAAATTGCTGCGGTTGTAGGAATGAGTATGTATCATTTTTCTCGCCTATTTAAACAGTCTACAGGTTTTGCACCTCATCAATATGTGCTTAACAGCCGAATTGCTAAGGCAAAAAAACTCTTGAGTGCAACTGAAAAAAGTATTGAACAAATCTCTGAACAAGTTGGTTTTCAAAGCCAGAGTCATTTTACTAATGTGTTTCGTAAATTTATGGGCATAACACCCAAAACATACAGAGAACAGGTGAAAATTTGA
- a CDS encoding sugar transferase translates to MMSRPTVNPHTGGYAVDVLALANQRPAANFVKQPLHKSTSSIAKRLIDILGAIVGLIITTIVAIPIGIIIKITNPGPIFYSQIRCGINGKPFRIWKFRSMVVNADQIKNLVKNQAQGHIFKAVDDPRITPVGKFLRRTSLDEFPQFWNVLKGEMSLVGTRPPTPDEVIHYAPHHWERLKVKPGMTGEWQVNGRSSIKDFEIIVKMDVDYQRKWSIAYDLMLIFKTIWVVLNKSGAC, encoded by the coding sequence ATGATGTCAAGACCTACTGTTAATCCTCATACAGGAGGTTATGCTGTAGATGTATTAGCTCTTGCTAATCAACGTCCAGCAGCTAATTTTGTCAAACAGCCCTTACACAAATCAACCTCAAGCATCGCAAAAAGATTAATAGACATTCTAGGGGCTATTGTTGGACTAATCATCACAACCATCGTGGCAATTCCTATAGGAATTATCATTAAAATCACTAATCCCGGCCCCATATTTTACTCCCAAATTCGCTGTGGTATCAACGGTAAGCCGTTCCGTATTTGGAAGTTCCGTTCAATGGTGGTAAATGCGGATCAAATCAAGAATTTGGTCAAAAATCAAGCTCAAGGTCACATATTTAAAGCTGTTGATGACCCCCGCATTACCCCAGTCGGTAAATTCTTGCGTCGCACTAGCTTAGATGAATTTCCCCAGTTTTGGAATGTTCTCAAGGGAGAAATGAGCTTAGTTGGAACACGCCCCCCTACGCCTGATGAAGTCATACACTATGCACCGCATCACTGGGAAAGATTAAAAGTTAAGCCAGGTATGACGGGAGAATGGCAAGTTAATGGACGTTCCAGCATCAAAGATTTTGAAATTATTGTAAAAATGGATGTTGATTATCAACGTAAATGGTCTATAGCTTATGACCTGATGCTGATATTTAAAACCATCTGGGTTGTATTGAACAAGAGTGGAGCTTGTTAG
- a CDS encoding alpha/beta hydrolase fold protein → MSVTENKVKIDSLEWFYREAEPIGQSDLVPVILLHGIVSQSYSWRNILPALASQGTRAIAPDWIGYGFSSMPEKRDFAYTPEAFITALERFIQALKIEKFSLVVQGFLGSVGLQYALRHPEQIANIAILNAPISTTAKLPWKIKQMGLPLAGEMMTQDPLLVDRTLEGGSRYRIEDKDLDIYRRPFLKTSAAGRGLLSTIRNLQLPEAMTEIESGFQKWEQPILLQWGMIDPWLSIDIAQKFSDSVPNAELVKLNNVGHYPQEHYHKTILEDLLPFVRRVNN, encoded by the coding sequence GTGTCTGTAACCGAAAATAAAGTAAAAATTGATTCATTAGAGTGGTTTTATCGGGAAGCTGAACCGATTGGACAAAGTGATTTAGTACCTGTAATCTTACTGCACGGAATAGTATCCCAAAGTTATAGTTGGCGTAATATTCTACCAGCTTTAGCCAGTCAAGGAACAAGAGCGATCGCACCTGATTGGATTGGTTATGGCTTTTCTTCAATGCCAGAAAAACGTGATTTCGCCTATACACCTGAAGCATTTATTACAGCTTTAGAAAGATTTATTCAAGCACTAAAAATCGAAAAATTTTCTTTAGTTGTGCAAGGTTTTTTAGGTTCTGTTGGCTTACAATATGCCTTGAGACATCCTGAACAAATTGCCAACATTGCTATTTTAAATGCACCGATTTCAACTACTGCTAAATTACCTTGGAAAATCAAACAAATGGGTTTACCTTTAGCAGGAGAAATGATGACTCAAGACCCATTATTAGTTGATCGCACCCTAGAAGGTGGTAGTCGTTATCGCATCGAAGATAAAGATTTAGACATTTACCGCCGACCTTTTTTGAAAACATCTGCGGCTGGTAGAGGTTTGTTATCAACCATTCGTAATTTACAACTACCAGAAGCAATGACAGAAATTGAATCTGGCTTTCAAAAATGGGAACAACCAATTCTGCTTCAATGGGGTATGATTGACCCTTGGTTATCCATAGACATAGCACAAAAATTTAGTGATTCTGTCCCCAATGCAGAATTAGTAAAGCTTAATAATGTTGGGCATTACCCTCAAGAACATTACCATAAAACAATTTTAGAAGACTTATTACCTTTTGTCAGACGTGTAAATAATTAG
- a CDS encoding binding-protein-dependent transport systems inner membrane component yields MKFIQHNPKLNILLIYIVLGAIALLTLFPLLWLISTALKSPTENILQSPPQLLPSQPTLGNFVSVWQSLPFAQYLYNSTLVSVLTVGLNLLFCALAAYPLARLSFPGRDWIFVAIVSTIMIPFQIVMIPLYILTVQLGLVNTYWGMMFPSLASAFGIFLLRQAFIGVPKEIEEAARMDGSSELGLWWHIMLPAIRPALVTLAIFVFIGSWSDFLWPLIVIQDEKLYTLPLGVAKLAGTFSLDWRLVAAGSIISIAPVLILFLFLQRYIVPTETGSGVKG; encoded by the coding sequence ATGAAATTTATCCAGCACAATCCCAAATTAAATATTTTATTAATTTATATAGTTTTAGGAGCGATCGCACTATTAACACTATTTCCGCTGCTGTGGTTAATTAGTACAGCGTTGAAATCACCCACCGAAAATATATTACAGTCGCCACCACAATTACTTCCCAGTCAACCGACCCTGGGCAATTTTGTGAGTGTTTGGCAATCTTTACCATTTGCCCAATATTTATATAACAGTACTTTGGTTTCTGTACTGACTGTTGGCTTGAATTTATTATTTTGTGCTTTGGCTGCTTACCCTTTAGCCAGATTATCATTTCCAGGGAGAGACTGGATTTTTGTGGCGATCGTCTCGACAATCATGATTCCCTTTCAGATTGTCATGATTCCCTTATACATCCTGACAGTCCAGCTAGGTTTAGTAAACACCTATTGGGGAATGATGTTTCCTAGTTTAGCCTCGGCTTTTGGCATTTTTTTACTGCGACAAGCTTTTATAGGTGTTCCTAAAGAAATAGAAGAAGCTGCGCGGATGGATGGTAGTTCAGAGTTAGGCTTGTGGTGGCACATAATGTTACCAGCCATTCGTCCTGCATTAGTTACTCTGGCAATTTTCGTTTTTATCGGCTCTTGGAGTGATTTTCTCTGGCCGTTAATTGTTATTCAAGACGAAAAACTCTACACCTTACCTTTAGGCGTGGCAAAATTAGCGGGGACTTTTTCTTTAGACTGGCGCTTAGTAGCCGCTGGCTCGATAATTTCCATCGCCCCAGTACTAATATTATTTCTGTTTTTACAACGCTACATCGTACCGACAGAAACTGGTAGTGGTGTTAAGGGTTAA
- a CDS encoding 3-beta hydroxysteroid dehydrogenase/isomerase, whose translation MTALELKNKRILVTGGAGFLGRQVIDQLCKAGADNAKITVPRSRECDIRVWENCQRAVDQQDIIIHLAAHVGGIGLNREKPAELFYDNLIMGTQLIHAAHQAGVEKFVCVGTICAYPKFTPVPFKEDDLWNGYPEETNAPYGVAKKALLVQLQSYRQQYGFNGIYLLPVNLYGPEDNFDPRSSHVIPALIRKVHEAQINGDKQLPVWGDGSPTREFLYSEDAARGIVMGTQHYHESEPVNLGTGYEIIIRDLITLICELMEFDGEIVWETDKPNGQPRRCLDTERAKQAFGFTAQVGFREGLKNTIDWYRQNAA comes from the coding sequence ATGACCGCCTTAGAACTGAAAAACAAAAGGATTCTCGTCACAGGTGGGGCGGGATTCCTCGGTCGTCAGGTAATAGATCAGCTGTGTAAGGCTGGGGCTGATAATGCGAAAATTACAGTACCGCGATCGCGTGAATGTGACATCCGTGTTTGGGAAAACTGTCAACGCGCAGTTGACCAACAAGATATCATTATCCATCTAGCGGCTCACGTCGGTGGCATTGGTCTCAACCGCGAAAAGCCAGCAGAGTTATTCTACGACAACTTAATTATGGGAACCCAGCTAATTCATGCTGCCCATCAAGCTGGAGTAGAAAAATTCGTTTGTGTTGGTACAATCTGTGCCTACCCTAAATTTACACCAGTGCCATTTAAAGAAGATGACCTTTGGAATGGCTACCCAGAAGAAACTAACGCACCTTACGGTGTGGCGAAGAAAGCATTGTTAGTTCAGCTGCAATCTTACCGCCAGCAATATGGATTCAATGGAATTTACCTATTACCTGTGAATTTATACGGGCCAGAAGATAACTTTGACCCCAGAAGTTCTCACGTAATTCCCGCATTAATTCGCAAAGTTCACGAAGCCCAAATTAACGGAGATAAACAACTTCCGGTTTGGGGTGATGGTAGTCCTACCCGCGAGTTTCTTTATTCTGAAGATGCAGCACGGGGTATTGTTATGGGGACGCAACACTACCATGAATCGGAACCAGTGAACCTAGGTACTGGTTATGAAATCATCATTCGTGATTTGATTACCCTGATTTGCGAATTGATGGAGTTTGACGGTGAAATTGTTTGGGAAACCGACAAACCCAATGGTCAACCCCGCAGATGTTTAGATACAGAACGCGCCAAGCAAGCTTTTGGCTTTACCGCACAAGTTGGCTTTAGAGAAGGGCTAAAAAATACCATTGATTGGTATCGTCAAAACGCTGCTTAA
- a CDS encoding 5-formyltetrahydrofolate cyclo-ligase: MDTVNIQLDKVKLRRTLLKKRQLMSVEEWREKSDRICTQIQTFIFYSDAKTILAYFSFRQEPDLSLLFADTKYQWGFPRCVGNSLSWYVWQSGDSLQINSYGISEPHPDAPTIDPSEVDLILVPSIACDRQGYRLGYGGGYYDRLLSSPEWANKPTVGIVFDFAYLQRIPIAPWDKPLKIVVSETGLTGKD; the protein is encoded by the coding sequence ATGGATACAGTTAATATACAGCTAGATAAAGTTAAACTACGCCGCACATTACTAAAAAAACGGCAATTGATGTCTGTTGAAGAATGGAGAGAAAAAAGCGATCGCATTTGCACTCAAATACAAACTTTTATTTTTTATAGTGACGCAAAAACAATACTCGCATATTTCAGCTTTCGCCAAGAACCTGATTTAAGTCTTTTATTTGCAGATACTAAATATCAATGGGGATTTCCGCGCTGCGTTGGTAATTCCTTATCTTGGTATGTTTGGCAATCTGGAGACTCGCTGCAAATTAACAGCTATGGTATTAGCGAACCTCATCCCGATGCGCCAACCATAGACCCTAGTGAAGTCGATTTAATTCTTGTGCCTAGTATAGCTTGCGATCGCCAAGGATATCGCTTGGGTTACGGTGGCGGATATTATGACCGCTTACTCAGTTCTCCAGAATGGGCAAATAAACCAACTGTAGGTATAGTATTTGATTTTGCTTACTTGCAGCGAATACCGATCGCACCTTGGGATAAACCTCTAAAAATTGTTGTGAGTGAAACTGGCTTGACTGGAAAAGATTAA
- a CDS encoding AraC family transcriptional regulator: MMQEETILKVDFTQEDACAEVLPRSHINSSYHAKWDSIRLDIYQQPAHETPEHSPQQHIISSTQPIV; this comes from the coding sequence ATGATGCAGGAAGAGACTATCTTAAAAGTTGATTTTACTCAAGAAGATGCTTGTGCAGAAGTTCTGCCGCGATCGCACATCAATTCTAGTTACCATGCTAAATGGGATAGTATTCGTTTAGATATTTACCAACAGCCTGCCCACGAAACCCCCGAACATTCGCCCCAACAACATATTATCTCATCAACACAGCCCATCGTTTAA
- a CDS encoding FAD dependent oxidoreductase codes for MSHVIIIGCGVIGAAIAYELSQVTELQITVIDQQQPAQASTGAALGVLMGAISQKIKGKAWRLRQTSIERYETLIPELEALTGRKIPFNRQGILHLCWEEENFENWEKLVEIRHSQGWELEIWDRAKLKSMCPQVHNDKITGAVYSSQDRQLDPTALTLALVEAAQHKGVTFKFGVNVLNISPKSIETTEGNIAADWIVVAAGLGSTQLTAQLNQKVDIRPVLGQALQVHLDNPIGNPEFQPMITCNDVHIVPIGGGNYWIGATVEFLTDSDEIPPNHQLLEDVRQQAIAFCPELASATITRTWSGLRPRPEGRPAPIIEKLPGFNNILLATGHYRNGVLLAPATASAIREMII; via the coding sequence ATGAGTCATGTAATTATTATCGGTTGTGGTGTCATTGGAGCCGCGATCGCCTATGAACTGAGTCAAGTAACAGAGTTGCAAATTACTGTTATTGACCAACAACAACCCGCACAAGCTTCTACAGGTGCAGCCCTTGGGGTTTTGATGGGCGCTATTAGTCAAAAAATCAAGGGCAAAGCTTGGCGGCTAAGACAAACTAGCATTGAACGCTACGAAACTTTAATTCCCGAATTAGAAGCATTAACTGGGCGTAAAATCCCATTCAATCGTCAAGGTATACTTCACCTTTGTTGGGAAGAAGAAAATTTTGAGAATTGGGAAAAACTAGTAGAAATTCGTCATTCCCAAGGTTGGGAGTTGGAAATCTGGGACAGGGCGAAACTCAAGAGTATGTGTCCCCAAGTCCATAATGACAAAATTACTGGCGCTGTCTACTCCTCCCAAGATCGTCAACTCGACCCCACAGCCTTAACCTTAGCTTTAGTGGAAGCCGCCCAGCACAAAGGCGTAACTTTTAAATTTGGTGTGAATGTTTTAAATATTTCACCAAAATCAATCGAAACTACAGAAGGTAATATTGCTGCTGATTGGATTGTGGTGGCTGCTGGACTGGGTTCCACACAACTAACAGCCCAGTTAAACCAAAAAGTTGATATCCGCCCTGTTCTAGGACAAGCATTACAAGTACATCTAGACAATCCCATCGGTAATCCTGAGTTTCAGCCGATGATTACCTGCAATGATGTGCATATCGTTCCTATAGGCGGCGGAAATTATTGGATAGGCGCAACGGTGGAATTTCTTACTGATAGCGATGAAATCCCACCTAATCATCAACTATTAGAGGATGTTAGACAACAAGCGATCGCCTTTTGTCCAGAACTCGCCTCAGCCACAATTACCCGCACTTGGTCAGGGTTACGCCCCCGCCCGGAAGGTCGCCCAGCACCCATCATTGAAAAACTGCCAGGATTTAACAACATCCTCCTCGCCACCGGACATTATCGTAACGGTGTGTTACTAGCACCTGCAACAGCATCTGCGATTCGTGAGATGATTATTTGA
- a CDS encoding GDP-mannose 4,6-dehydratase codes for MVQTKRALITGITGQDGSYLSEFLLEQGYEVHGIIRRTSTFNTDRIDHIYEDPHKDGVRLLLHYGDLTDGTTLRRILEEVQPTEIYNLGAQSHVRVSFDSPEYTVDAVGMGTLRLLEAIRDYQQRTGTEVRFYQAGSSEMYGLVQAVPQSETTPFYPRSPYACAKVYAHWQTVNYRESYNLFACNGILFNHESPRRGETFVTRKITRAVARIVAGKQKKLYMGNLDAKRDWGYAKDYVRAMWLMLQKEQPDDYVIATGETHSVKEFLELAFGYVNLNWQDYIEFDDRYLRPAEVDLLIGDPTKAKQKLGWEPSVTFEGLVSLMVEADLQALGHTSPNGNGSSMPVDIATIRQELGALHF; via the coding sequence ATGGTGCAAACTAAGCGAGCGTTGATTACTGGTATTACAGGTCAAGATGGTTCATATCTAAGTGAGTTTTTGTTAGAGCAAGGTTACGAAGTTCATGGAATTATTCGTCGGACTTCCACCTTCAATACAGACCGCATTGATCATATTTACGAAGACCCCCACAAAGATGGTGTGCGGTTATTGCTTCACTATGGTGATTTGACGGATGGTACAACGCTGCGACGAATTTTAGAAGAAGTTCAACCAACCGAAATATACAATTTGGGAGCGCAATCCCATGTGAGGGTGAGCTTTGATTCACCAGAGTATACAGTTGATGCAGTGGGTATGGGTACACTGCGTCTATTAGAAGCGATTCGAGATTATCAGCAACGCACTGGTACTGAAGTCCGTTTCTATCAAGCTGGTTCTTCGGAAATGTATGGTTTAGTCCAAGCAGTACCGCAAAGCGAGACAACACCATTTTATCCCCGCAGTCCCTACGCTTGTGCAAAAGTTTACGCTCACTGGCAAACAGTAAATTACCGCGAATCTTACAATTTGTTTGCTTGTAACGGTATTTTGTTTAACCACGAGTCTCCACGGCGTGGAGAAACTTTTGTTACCCGTAAAATTACTAGAGCAGTAGCGAGAATTGTAGCTGGCAAGCAGAAAAAGCTGTATATGGGTAATCTTGATGCTAAACGAGATTGGGGTTACGCAAAAGATTACGTCCGAGCTATGTGGTTGATGTTACAAAAAGAACAGCCAGATGATTATGTAATTGCAACTGGTGAAACCCACTCAGTAAAAGAATTTTTAGAGTTAGCTTTTGGTTACGTCAATCTCAATTGGCAAGATTACATAGAGTTTGACGATCGCTACCTGCGTCCCGCCGAAGTAGACTTATTGATCGGTGATCCTACTAAGGCAAAACAAAAGTTAGGTTGGGAACCGTCAGTTACCTTTGAAGGATTAGTCTCCCTCATGGTGGAAGCAGATTTACAAGCATTGGGTCACACTTCACCCAATGGCAATGGTTCATCAATGCCTGTAGATATTGCTACTATTCGTCAAGAATTGGGCGCTCTCCACTTCTGA
- a CDS encoding undecaprenyl-phosphate galactose phosphotransferase — translation MTAQSSLLSGKRSLRQDASSSTRTFLKRSKKTKTPKVKPKGLSVQALNGEFVKRLFDIGFSLSVLILFFPLYLILALLIALSSEGPIFYVQERVGKNYKRFNCIKFRTMVSNADEILVQMMETSPQLRQEFESSFKLKHDPRITTIGRFLRITSLDEFPQFWNVLKGDMSVVGPRPLVTEELPKYGNHIGQILTIRPGITGLWQVSGRNDIPYPRRVQIDLHYVKFRNFWLDLWIILKTIDVVIMPKNNGAY, via the coding sequence ACGGCAAGACGCTAGCTCGTCTACGCGTACTTTCTTAAAACGTAGTAAAAAAACCAAGACACCCAAGGTAAAACCCAAGGGTTTGTCCGTTCAGGCTTTAAACGGAGAGTTTGTTAAGCGACTATTCGACATCGGGTTTTCGCTATCAGTACTGATTTTGTTTTTTCCCCTTTACTTAATTTTGGCCTTACTTATTGCATTAAGCTCAGAAGGCCCGATTTTTTATGTCCAAGAACGGGTAGGTAAAAACTACAAACGCTTCAATTGTATTAAATTCCGCACAATGGTGAGCAATGCAGACGAAATACTCGTGCAAATGATGGAAACATCGCCCCAATTGCGGCAAGAATTTGAAAGCAGTTTTAAGCTGAAACATGACCCGCGAATTACCACAATTGGTAGATTTCTGCGTATTACTAGCTTGGACGAATTTCCTCAATTTTGGAATGTTTTAAAAGGAGACATGAGCGTCGTTGGGCCGCGCCCCCTAGTAACAGAAGAATTACCAAAATACGGTAATCACATAGGTCAGATATTAACAATCAGACCAGGAATTACTGGCTTGTGGCAGGTTTCAGGACGTAATGACATCCCTTACCCCAGAAGAGTTCAAATAGACCTACACTATGTGAAATTTCGGAATTTCTGGCTTGATTTGTGGATAATACTGAAAACGATTGATGTGGTCATCATGCCTAAAAATAACGGAGCTTACTGA
- a CDS encoding cyclic nucleotide-binding protein, protein MTSQEIVIWLQEHTTLGILSSAALNAIAQVLEERTLPQGSNLVSAGIPPEALYILKDGQIESDTSNKSNFALACGFLPGAVINLKELLLDELTPSTIIALTECQIWVIPASEFRTLASQYPEITQALSRSLAQELAQVTSALTYEQERSVALRPYLVTKAQRGIVGTSRYAVRLREQIREAAADRKSVEIFGEPGLEKDNIAALIHYGSPKRREPIIKINCGILQTSGIDLFGRAGGKPGLLEWLGEGTLVLNNIQELPPELLPAMVQLIKTGTYNPVTRTGEPTAAPRSSQARILIISEKTQSKIERCVGRVIKVPPVRVRKTDIKAQVEYYISLYVRSRGLPKPHVTPEALRRLQSYDFPGNLKELKNLVERAIVQAGVRQELTEEIFWSAQTKKKEFRVNLLNSYPGLRKFLRSDWWPDRINYGFTVVVFPILIAVLFVGPQTRDRNFALNLFWAWWWPFFLLIFPFLGRVWCSVCPFMIYGEITQKLSLWLFPRQLKRWPREKAEKWGGWFLFGLFTLIFLWEELWHLENTAYLSACLLLLITAGAMIFSAIFERRFWCRYLCPIGGMNGLFAKLSMTELRAQQGICSATCTTYQCYKGGPQKGEGMETNGCPLYSHPAQLEDNRDCVLCMTCLKACPHRSVEFNLRPPGIELWTTHVPRKYEVALLFLLWGGVYLHRLPQLQSYLGLQLDLNDFWQHLGLSLLVLLIPAAVAWVGYGLIKLFNFQRKPKSFTELAYSYLPLVLGGNLAHYLHLGLAEGGRILPVTLATFGLNSEHLPVLIAHPAVISFLQDATLIFSVLLTIVLTQKIARQPLRSLFWQHLATIGLAASMRVLIVF, encoded by the coding sequence ATGACATCACAAGAAATAGTCATTTGGCTACAAGAACATACAACTTTAGGAATTCTCTCATCTGCGGCGTTGAATGCGATCGCCCAAGTTTTAGAAGAACGGACTTTACCACAAGGCAGTAATTTAGTTAGCGCAGGTATTCCTCCAGAAGCGCTTTACATCCTCAAAGATGGTCAAATTGAAAGCGATACCAGCAATAAAAGTAACTTTGCCCTCGCTTGTGGTTTTCTTCCAGGGGCAGTAATTAACCTTAAAGAACTGCTGTTAGATGAACTAACTCCATCTACAATTATTGCGCTCACAGAATGCCAAATATGGGTAATTCCAGCTAGTGAATTTCGTACCTTAGCCAGCCAATACCCAGAAATAACACAAGCATTATCTCGCTCTTTAGCCCAAGAATTAGCCCAAGTCACATCAGCCTTAACTTACGAACAAGAACGTTCTGTTGCGTTGCGTCCCTATTTAGTTACCAAAGCTCAACGAGGTATTGTGGGTACAAGTCGCTATGCAGTACGCTTACGCGAACAAATACGAGAAGCCGCCGCTGACCGCAAATCTGTAGAAATCTTCGGCGAACCAGGCTTAGAAAAGGATAATATAGCCGCACTCATTCACTACGGTTCACCAAAACGTCGGGAACCGATTATTAAAATCAATTGTGGCATTCTCCAAACTAGCGGTATAGACTTATTTGGTCGTGCAGGTGGCAAACCAGGCCTGTTGGAATGGTTGGGAGAAGGCACTTTAGTACTCAACAACATCCAAGAATTGCCCCCAGAATTATTACCAGCAATGGTGCAGTTAATCAAAACAGGCACTTATAACCCCGTAACTCGTACTGGCGAACCAACCGCCGCACCTCGTTCCAGTCAAGCCCGGATTTTGATAATTTCCGAAAAAACTCAATCGAAAATTGAACGTTGCGTCGGTCGGGTAATTAAAGTCCCGCCAGTGCGCGTGCGAAAAACGGATATTAAAGCACAGGTAGAATATTACATCAGTCTTTATGTGCGATCGCGCGGACTGCCTAAACCTCATGTCACCCCAGAAGCCTTACGCCGCTTGCAGTCTTATGACTTTCCTGGCAATCTCAAGGAGTTAAAAAATTTAGTAGAACGAGCAATTGTTCAAGCTGGAGTAAGACAAGAATTAACCGAAGAAATCTTCTGGTCAGCCCAAACCAAGAAAAAAGAATTTCGCGTCAACTTGTTGAATTCCTATCCTGGGTTGCGGAAGTTCTTACGCAGTGACTGGTGGCCAGACCGGATTAACTATGGCTTTACTGTGGTAGTTTTTCCCATCCTCATTGCAGTGTTATTTGTGGGGCCGCAAACACGCGATCGCAATTTTGCTTTAAATTTATTTTGGGCTTGGTGGTGGCCTTTCTTTTTATTGATCTTTCCCTTTTTAGGTCGCGTCTGGTGTAGCGTCTGTCCTTTCATGATTTACGGCGAAATTACCCAAAAGCTATCTCTGTGGTTATTTCCCCGCCAACTCAAACGCTGGCCGCGAGAAAAAGCCGAGAAATGGGGCGGATGGTTTTTATTTGGCTTATTTACTTTAATTTTCCTCTGGGAAGAACTCTGGCACTTAGAAAATACAGCTTACTTATCGGCTTGTTTGCTGTTATTAATTACCGCCGGAGCCATGATTTTCTCCGCCATATTTGAACGGCGGTTTTGGTGTCGCTATCTTTGCCCCATCGGCGGAATGAATGGTTTATTTGCCAAACTCTCCATGACCGAACTACGCGCCCAACAAGGTATTTGTTCTGCTACCTGCACCACCTATCAATGTTATAAAGGTGGGCCGCAAAAAGGCGAAGGTATGGAAACCAATGGCTGTCCGTTATATTCTCATCCAGCCCAGTTAGAAGATAACAGAGATTGCGTTTTGTGCATGACTTGTTTAAAAGCCTGTCCTCATCGTTCCGTTGAGTTTAACTTGCGTCCCCCCGGAATTGAACTGTGGACAACTCATGTACCACGCAAATATGAGGTTGCATTGTTATTTTTACTCTGGGGTGGTGTATATCTGCATCGTTTACCACAATTGCAGTCATATTTGGGTCTGCAACTGGATTTAAATGATTTTTGGCAGCATTTAGGGTTATCACTCTTAGTTTTACTTATCCCCGCTGCTGTGGCTTGGGTAGGATATGGTTTGATCAAGCTATTTAATTTTCAACGCAAGCCAAAATCATTCACCGAACTTGCATATAGCTACTTACCATTGGTGTTAGGCGGAAATTTAGCTCACTACCTACATTTAGGCTTGGCAGAAGGTGGGCGAATTTTACCCGTGACTTTGGCTACTTTTGGCTTAAATAGCGAACATTTGCCTGTATTGATAGCACATCCAGCAGTTATCAGCTTTTTGCAAGACGCTACTTTAATTTTCTCCGTGCTGTTAACCATAGTATTAACACAAAAAATAGCCCGCCAGCCGCTGCGATCGCTTTTTTGGCAACATTTAGCAACTATTGGGTTAGCAGCTAGTATGAGGGTATTAATAGTCTTTTAA